A stretch of the Corylus avellana chromosome ca6, CavTom2PMs-1.0 genome encodes the following:
- the LOC132185537 gene encoding disease resistance protein RPV1-like, whose amino-acid sequence MAFKGASSSSSSSSSVTRQWAYDVFLSFRGEDTRNNFTAHLYAALDQKGINTYIDNDLERGENISPALLKAIDESRISVIVLSQKYASSSWCLDELATILECKKRKGQIVLPVFYKVDPSEVRHQKNNFGEAFARHEERFKDDQTKVQRWKTALTQVTNLSGCHLGNRNEHDFIQEIIEWVDLMLVKETYFHVAKYPVGIESRVQDVMLLLDLKKKDSTCMVGIVGTGGVGKTTLAKAIYNSIASQFEGSCFLENVRETSDQKGGLVYLQNKLLSKILGGSSQMVDNVDQGVTLIEKRLHLKMILLVFDDVDKLVQLEMLAGKTDWFGLGSRIIITTRDKHLLRAHDQVESIYLVNGLDHYEALRLFSWNAFKSDKPNDGYVEVTKDALRYCGRLPLALIVVGSTLKGRDIRYWKSKLDEYRRIPHCDIQEILRISFDGLDENAKNIFLDIAYFYKGKDVKYVQEMLDSCGFHSSTGIDELKDKCLITEGYRGSIKMHDLVQDMGREIVRQESPKNPGKHSRLWFHEDVRRVLEEDMGTNKVEGILIDLPELSQPIHLSPTAFERMKMLRIFINRNACFSEEPNFLSNELRLIDWVGYPGEYFPPNFRGEKLVNLRMVGGRIKTLEGVECFQSLTTMDFYSCEFLEKIPNISRIPNLELLKLCYCKNLVEVHHSVGSLNKLKNLTIFSCSNLRSFPKSFKSRSLEKIDFINFSMLKSFPKMECLEDIYCCDSLRALDWGSTSTLYYLNLSWCGIVTLSRCIESFVGLKVLKMVNCKQLQEILGLPPNVEVVTAWGCVSLEIFLEGSRKSQLFNTEDPPEPMGVGTEIPAQQSLRKINLSDSAIVSLPTFFNRFVKLEKLYLEGCKQLRKILVLPPNVRKLKAWNCSSLEVFLGEAGRSQFNTFVPPNPLWVGTASSALQPLEQKFQLECSFNSLEFLDLSGSAIVSLPIWFNKFVKLEKLKLNYCKQLRKILVLPPNVREVEASSCSSLEVFLGEARRSQLFNTFVPPNPLWVGTASSALQPLEQKFQLECSFNSLQFLSLCGSAIVSLPIWFNKSVKLEKLFLRNCKQLREVPELPRNIEIVDLGGCTSLERFPFNNIYDLPKLSWIDFSYCPEQIGNAVHNQLSSEGHPKFSGFPHFRCKYPGNRIPGCFNYCKEVSNTNLCEIDTGPLHFDSKNTIFAFSAVIGRRDHGKHQSTFYIQFEVFNNGQENRSNRAIMKRQTTRPDHVILIYKSYHSQLTTNNLRVKFGIYHRPPLVFFKSCAFHIIEQGYDDDDDDDYDDDYDYDYDYEECSNSDDDFDHNYNYDYESDWNPIEQR is encoded by the exons ATGGCCTTTAAGGGagcttcttcatcttcctcttcctcctcttctgtTACCCGTCAATGGGCTTATGATGTGTTCTTGAGCTTTAGAGGTGAAGATACTCGAAACAATTTTACTGCTCATCTATACGCTGCTTTGGATCAAAAGGGAATCAACACCTACATAGATAACGACCTCGAAAGAGGAGAGAACATTTCTCCAGCACTTCTCAAAGCTATTGATGAGTCAAGGATTTCGGTCATTGTACTCTCTCAGAAATATGCATCTTCCTCATGGTGCTTGGATGAACTTGCGACGATCCTTGAGtgtaagaaaagaaagggacAAATTGTTCTACCGGTGTTTTACAAGGTAGATCCATCAGAAGTAcgacaccaaaaaaataattttggagaAGCATTTGCCAGGCACGAGGAAAGATTCAAAGATGATCAAACGAAGGTGCAGAGGTGGAAGACAGCCCTAACACAAGTGACCAATTTGTCCGGCTGCCATTTAGGGAACAG GAATGAGCATGACTTTATTCAGGAAATCATTGAATGGGTGGATTTGATGTTAGTAAAAGAGACATATTTTCATGTTGCCAAGTATCCGGTTGGAATAGAGTCTCGTGTACAAGATGTGATGTTGCTTTTAGATCTAAAGAAGAAAGACAGTACATGCATGGTAGGAATCGTCGGAACTGGTGGAGTTGGTAAGACAACTCTAGCCAAAGCCATCTACAACTCAATTGCTTCTCAATTTgaaggtagttgttttcttgaaaacgtTAGAGAAACTTCTGACCAAAAGGGCGGTCTAGTCTATttacaaaataaacttttatcAAAGATCTTAGGAGGTTCAAGTCAAATGGTTGACAATGTTGATCAAGGAGTTACTTTGATAGAGAAGAGGCTTCACTTAAAAATGatacttttagtttttgatGATGTGGATAAGTTAGTCCAATTAGAAATGTTAGCAGGAAAAACTGATTGGTTTGGcttaggaagtagaatcatcataacaacGAGAGATAAACATTTACTTCGTGCGCATGATCAAGTTGAATCAATTTACCTTGTGAATGGGTTGGATCACTATGAGGCTCTTCGGCTTTTTAGTTGGAATGCCTTTAAAAGTGACAAACCTAATGACGGTTATGTTGAAGTCACAAAAGATGCACTACGTTATTGTGGACGATTACCACTAGCTTTAATAGTGGTAGGTTCTACTCTAAAAGGTAGAGACATACGTTATTGGAAAAGTAAATTGGATGAGTACAGAAGAATTCCTCACTGTGATATTCAAGAAATCCttagaataagttttgatggattggatgaaaatgcgaagaatatttttcttgacatAGCCTATTTCTACAAAGGAAAGGATGTAAAATATGTTCAAGAAATGCTTGACAGTTGTGGTTTCCACTCAAGTACTGGTATCGATGAGCTAAAGGATAAGTGTCTCATAACTGAGGGATATCGGGGATCCATCAAGATGCATGACTTGGTGCAAGacatgggtagagaaattgttagaCAAGAATCACCCAAAAATCCTGGCAAGCATAGCagattgtggtttcatgaagatgttcGGCGTGTCCTAGAAGAAGATATG GGAACAAACAAAGTTGAAGGCATATTGATAGATTTGCCTGAACTAAGCCAGCCGATACACTTGAGTCCCACAGCCTTTGAGAGGATGAAAATGCTCAGAATATTTATAAATCGTAATGCATGTTTTTCTGAAGAGCctaattttctctctaatgaATTAAGATTAATAGATTGGGTTGGATATCCTGGAGAATATTTTCCACCCAATTTTCGTGGAGAGAAACTTGTGAATTTAAGAATGGTTGGTGGTCGCATCAAGACATTGGAGGGAGTTGag TGTTTCCAAAGCTTGACAACTATGGATTTCTATAGCTGTGAATTCCTTGAAAAAATCCCTAATATTTCAAGGATCCCAAATTTAGAGTTGTTGAAACTTTGTTATTGCAAAAATCTAGTTGAGGTTCATCATTCTGTTGGATCACTTAATAAGCTCAAAAACCTGACCATTTTCTCTTGCTCTAATCTTAGAAGTTTCCCGAAAAGCTTCAAGTCTAGATCCCTAGAGAAAATcgattttattaatttttcaatgCTTAAGAGCTTTCCTAAAATGGAATGTTTAGAGGATATTTACTGTTGTGATTCCTTAAGGGCACTTGATTGGGGCTCCACGTCCACGTTGTACTATTTAAATCTATCATGGTGTGGTATTGTTACGCTTTCTCGATGTATCGAAAGTTTTGTTGGATTGAAGGTCCTTAAAATGGTTAATTGCAAGCAACTTCAAGAAATTCTAGGACTTCCACCAAATGTAGAAGTAGTAACTGCTTGGGGGTGCGTGTCATTGGAAATATTTTTAGAAGGAAGTAGAAAATCTCAATTGTTTAATACGGAGGATCCACCAGAGCCTATGGGGGTTGGAACAGAAATTCCAGCACAACAATCATTGAGAAAGATAAATTTATCGGATAGCGCTATTGTTAGCCTTCCTACATTCTTCAATAGATTTGTCAAATTGGAGAAGCTTTACTTGGAAGGTTGCAAGCAACTTCGAAAAATTCTAGTACTCCCACCAAATGTAAGAAAACTGAAGGCTTGGAATTGCTCATCATTGGAAGTATTTTTAGGAGAAGCTGGAAGATCTCAATTTAATACATTTGTCCCACCAAATCCTTTGTGGGTTGGAACAGCATCTTCGGCACTGCAACCATTGGAACAAAAGTTTCAACTTGAATGCTCTTTCAATAGTTTGGAATTTCTAGATCTAAGCGGTAGCGCTATTGTTAGCCTTCCTATATGGTTCAACAAATTTGTCAAATTGGAGAAGCTTAAATTGAATTATTGCAAGCAACTTCGAAAAATTTTAGTACTCCCACCAAATGTAAGAGAAGTGGAGGCTTCTAGTTGCTCATCATTGGAAGTATTTTTAGGAGAAGCTAGAAGATCTCAATTGTTTAATACGTTTGTCCCACCAAATCCTTTGTGGGTTGGAACAGCATCTTCGGCACTGCAACCATTGGAACAAAAGTTTCAACTTGAATGCTCTTTCAATAGTTTGCAATTTCTAAGTCTATGTGGTAGCGCTATTGTTAGCCTTCCTATATGGTTCAACAAATCTGTCAAATTGGAGAAGCTTTTCTTGAGAAATTGCAAGCAACTTCGAGAAGTTCCAGAGCTTCCACGAAATATAGAAATTGTAGATTTGGGTGGATGCACGTCATTGGAAAGATTTccatttaataatatatacgACTTACCAAAGCTATCGTGGATTGACTTCTCCTATTGCCCTGAACAAATAGGGAATGCTGTACACAATCAATTATCCAGTGag GGACATCCTAAGTTCAGTGGATTCCCTCACTTTAGGTGTAAATATCCGGGAAATAGGATTCCAGGTTGCTTCAACTATTGTAAAGAGGTTTCAAATACTAATTTGTGTGAAATAGATACCGGGCCTCTACATTTTGATTCAAAGAATACAATATTTGCTTTCTCTGCTGTTATTGGAAGGAGGGATCATGGAAAGCATCAATCTACTTTTTATATTCAGTTTGAAGTCTTCAATAATGGTCAGGAAAATCGTTCTAATCGCGCTATTATGAAACGTCAGACCACCAGGCCAGATCATGTAattttaatttacaaatcaTACCATTCTCAGCTAACGACGAATAATCTTCGAGTTAAATTTGGAATCTATCATCGTCCACCGTTAGTGTTCTTTAAAAGCTGTGCATTCCATATAATAGAACAAGggtatgatgatgatgacgacgacgactatgatgatgattatgattatgattatgattatgaaGAATGTAGTAATTCTGATGATGATTTTgatcataattataattatgattaTGAAAGCGACTGGAATCCAATAGAACAGAGatag
- the LOC132185538 gene encoding disease resistance protein RUN1-like encodes MVGIFGTRGIGKTTLSKAIYNSIDAQFERSCFLENIKEASSQRDGLIQLQNKLLSKILGSSSPVVDNVDRGSTLIKHRLSRLRILLVLDDVDDLVQLEKLARKGDWFGLGSRIIITTRDKLLLRAHGVDSIYEVNKLDHDESLQLFCSNAFKRDKPNDGHRDIAENVVRYSEGLLLDLTTQGLALKEKRYALSE; translated from the coding sequence ATGGTAGGGATCTTTGGAACTcgtggaattggtaagacaactctcTCTAAAGCTATCTACAACTCGATTGATGCTCAGTTTGAAcgtagttgttttcttgaaaacattaaaGAAGCTTCCAGCCAAAGGGATGGTCTAATCCAAttgcaaaataaacttctttcaaAGATCTTAGGAAGTTCAAGTCCAGTGGTTGACAATGTTGATCGTGGAAGTACTTTGATAAAGCATAGACTTTCCCGTTTAAGGATACTTTTAGTTCTTGATGACGTGGATGATTTAGTCCAATTAGAAAAGCTAGCTAGAAAAGGCGATTGGTTTGGcttaggaagtagaatcatcataacaacaagagataaacTTTTACTTCGTGCACATGGAGTGGATTCAATATACGAGGTGAATAAGTTGGATCATGATGAATCTCTTCAACTTTTTTGTTCGAATGCCTTTAAAAGAGACAAACCTAATGATGGTCATCGGGATATTGCAGAAAATGTTGTACGTTATAGTGAAGGATTGCTACTAGATTTAACAACGCAAGGCTTGGCTCTAAAGGAAAAGAGATATGCTTTGTCGGAATAG